The Mauremys reevesii isolate NIE-2019 linkage group 13, ASM1616193v1, whole genome shotgun sequence genome contains a region encoding:
- the LOC120380656 gene encoding probable tRNA N6-adenosine threonylcarbamoyltransferase: protein MRAVTVLGLEGSANKVGAGLVRDGRVLSNPRRTFVPAPGQGFLPGQTARHHRGCVLAVLREALQEAGLEPADVDCVAYTKGPGMGAPLVTVAVVARTLAQLWNKPLLGVNHCVGHIEMGRLITGAQNPTVLYVSGGNTQVIAYSERRYRIFGETIDIAVGNCLDRFARVLKISNDPSPGYNIEQMAKKGQKLVELPYTVKGMDVSFSGILSHIEEVAHKMLASGECTPEDLCFSLQETLFAMLVEITERAMAHCGSQEALVVGGVGCNLRLQEMMRIMCAERGAKLFATDERFCIDNGAMIAQAGWEMFRTGQVTQLEDSWITQRYRTDEVEVTWRD, encoded by the exons ATGCGCGCGGTGACGGTGCTGGGGCTGGAAGGCAGCGCCAacaaggtgggggcggggctggtgcgggACGGGCGGGTGCTGAGCAACCCCCGCCGGACCTTCGTGCCCGCGCCGGGCCAGG ggttCCTGCCAGGGCAGACAGCGAGGCACCACCGGGGCTGTGTGCTGGCCGTGCTGCGGGAGGCTctgcaggaggcagggctggagcccgcAGATGTGGACTGCGTGGCCTACACCAAGG GCCCTGGCATGGGCGCCCCACTGGTGACAGTGGCCGTGGTGGCCCGGACGTTGGCCCAGCTCTGGAACAAGCCCCTGCTGGGTGTCAATCATTGCGTGGGCCACATTGAGATGGGCCGGCTGATCACGGGCGCCCAGAACCCCACCGTGCTGTACGTCAGCGGGGGCAACACCCAG GTCATCGCGTACTCGGAGCGCCGGTATCGCATCTTCGGGGAGACCATCGACATCGCTGTGGGCAACTGCCTGGACCGCTTCGCCCGTGTGCTCAAG ATATCCAATGACCCCAGCCCTGGCTATAACATCGAACAGATGGCGAAGAA gggACAGAAGCTGGTGGAGCTGCCCTACACAGTGAAGGGAATGGATGTCTCCTTCTCCGGGATCCTGTCCCACATAGAG GAGGTGGCTCACAAGATGCTGGCATCAGGAGAGTGCACCCCGGAGGATCTCTGCTTCTCTCTCCAG GAGACGCTCTTCGCGATGCTGGTGGAGATCACGGAGCGGGCCATGGCGCACTGCGGCTCGCAGGAGGCTCTCGTCGTGGGCGGTGTTGGCT gtaaCCTGCGGCTGCAGGAGATGATGCGGATCATGTGTGCGGAGAGGGGAGCCAAGCTGTTTGCTACGGATGAGAG GTTCTGCATTGACAACGGGGCCATGATCGCGCAGGCCGGCTGGGAGATGTTCCGCACGGGGCAGGTGACGCAGCTGGAGGATTCATGGATCACGCAGAG gtaCCGGACAGACGAAGTGGAGGTGACCTGGCGCGATTAA